From Nomascus leucogenys isolate Asia chromosome 23, Asia_NLE_v1, whole genome shotgun sequence:
CGTCTATGTGGGCTCCATCTACTACGAGCTGGGGGAGGACACCATCCGCCAGGCCTTTGCCCCCTTTGGCCCCATCAAGAGCATCGACATGTCCTGGGACTCCGTCACCATGAAGCACAAGGTCAGCAGGCTTGGTCCACCCCGGCCACTTTGGGCTTGCCCCCACCCCTGGGCTCACGCAGCCTGACAGGTGTGTCCCTGTGTCTAGGGCTTTGCCTTCGTGGAGTATGAGGTCCCCGAAGCTGCACAGCTGGCCTTGGAGCAGATGAACTCGGTGATGCTGGGGGGCAGGAACATCAAGGTGAGGCAGGGAGCCAAGGCCTTGTTCCCGCAGGCGTGCAGGGCTGCCCCTCCACAGAAGCCTTTTGTGGCCGGGCCTGGGTTGACCGGTCTTTCCATATTGCCGCCTCTTCCCCAGGTGGGCAGACCCAGCAACATAGGGCAGGCCCAGCCCATCATAGACCAGCTGGCTGAGGAGGCACGGGCCTTCAACCGCATCTACGTGGCCTCTGTGCACCAGGACCTCTCAGACGATGACATCAAGAGTGTGTTTGAGGCCTTTGGCAAGATCAAGTCTTGCACACTGGCCCGGGACCCCACAACTGGCAAGCACAAGGGCTACGGCTTCATTGGTGAGCTGGGGCGGCTGAACGGGACGGGGGCCACCTGAGGCTGGGGCTGGCCCTGCTCACTGCTGCTCCTGCCCACAGAGTACGAGAAGGCCCAGTCGTCCCAAGATGCTGTGTCCTCCATGAACCTCTTTGACCTGGGTGGCCAGTACTTGCGGGTGGGCAAGGCCGTCACACCACCCATGCCCCTACTCACACCAGCCACGCCTGGAGGCCTCCCACCTGCCGCTGCTGTGGCAGCTGCTGCAGCCACTGCCAAGATCACAGCTCAGGTGAGGGCCCACACAGTTGTGTCAGCTTGAGGGTGGGCAGGCCGGCCCCTGATTCCTTGGAGACTGATCCAAGGTGGTCTTGAGTAGCCAGACCAGGGACTGAGCACGGTGACCTTTTGGGTTGCAGGAAGCAGTGGCCGGAGCAGCGGTGCTGGGTACTCTGGGCACACCTGGACTGGTGTCCCCAGCACTGACCCTGGCCCAGCCCCTGGGCACTTTGCCCCAGGCTGTCATGGCTGCCCAGGCACCTGGAGTCATCACAGGTGAGTCTAAGTGGTACCAgatcctctcctctcctgtcctgGCATCTCTAGGCTCGCTGCCCTCAGCTGCCTGGCCCTGTTGGTCTGGGCACAACCCTCTGAGCCCAGGGCAAGCCAGCTCTGTGCCTTTCTGGGAAGGGGGGTGGTAGGGAGTGACTGATGGACCTGGTTGATTTTCCTGCAGGTGTGACCCCAGCACGTCCTCCTATCCCGGTCACCATCCCCTCGGTGGGAGTGGTGAACCCCATCCTCGCCAGCCCTCCGACGCTGGGTCTCCTGGAGcccaagaaggagaaggaagaagaggagctgTTTCCCGAGTCAGAGCGGCCAGAGATGCTGAGCGAGCAGGAGCACATGAGCATCTCGGGCAGCAGCGCCCGCCACATGGTGATGCAGAAGCTGCTCCGCAAGCAGGAGGTAGGCAGAGGGgcggggtggtggtgggggaaggTAGGGGGGCGGGGCCGCAGTGCTCAGCTGTCTTCCCCTCGGCCCTGCCCCACAGTCTACAGTGATGGTTCTGCGCAACATGGTGGACCCCAAGGACATCGATGATGACCTGGAAGGGGAGGTGACAGAGGAGTGTGGCAAGTTCGGGGCCGTGAACCGCGTCATCATCTACCAAGAGAAACAAGGCGAGGAGGAGGATGCGGAAATCATTGTCAAGATCTTTGTGGAGTTTTCCATAGCCTCCGAGACTCATAAGGCCATCCAGGCCCTCAATGGCCGCTGGTTTGCTGGCCGCAAGGTGGTGGCTGAAGTGTACGACCAGGAGCGTTTTGATAACAGTGACCTCTCTGCGTGACAGTGGCCCCTCTCCCCGGACTTGCACTTGTTCCTTGTTTCCTCTGGGTTTTATAGTGATACAGTGGTGTCCCCGGGGCCAGGTGCGCTCTGCACAGCCCAGCCTATAGTGCGGATAAAGGTGCGGATGCTACTGGCCCTGAACGTCCGTGTGTCTGCCGTCGGTCCTGTCACCCATCCTGGGCGTGTGTCCTTAGGGGGTCTAGGGTGAGGAAGCAGGGGTTGGGAGGGGTCTCTGGACCTGCTTCGTGTTGGCAGGAGGGGCCCGCCGTGGGCGAGACCTGGGCAGGGGGTTGGTGCCCCGAGCTCCGTCCCGCGCTTGGCGGCGGCTGGCTGGGCGGGGCAGCCTGGGGCGCTCGGCTTTCGGGCGCGGGCTCGCAGCCGTCTCCGCAGGGTGATGCTAAGAGAAGGCTGGGCCCCGGGACACCGCGACCCACTGGACAGCGCGCACTGCCAGTGCTTTTGTGCTGCAGAGCCAGCCGGCCGTCCAAGGCGAGGGAGTGGGCGGGTGGGCGTGGTCGTTTCCCGGGAGGAGGACGTGTGTCGACATTCGTGGCCAAGTGCCGCGGGGCCAGGGCCGGGCTGGAGGGCGGAGGGCGCCGCCTCTCCTGGACTGTAGCTCCCACTGTCCCGCGCGCGGGGCGGGCCCGGCTTCCCGGCAGGCTTTGCGCGGTGCCGCTACGGGTCCTCAGAGGCGGCGGCGCGCGGGGCCTTCTGGGGGCCGCAGTCCGGGCGTGCTGAGCGGCGAGGGCCGGACTCGGCTTCCCGACGAGCTGCGCGGCGGCCGGGTGGGTGTCGGCGGGGCAGTCCGGCGGGCAGCGGCGGTTCCGGTGCGGCACAGCGGGTGGACGAGCGGGCGGGACGAGCTGAGCGGGACCAAGCGGGATGcggggccgccgccgccgctgctctCCCCGCTTCCTAAGAGTCTGAGACCCGCCGGGCCGCGCCCCCTGCCCAGGCCCGCAGTCCGAGCATTCCGCGCGTTCCGAGCGCGGGCCGGGCCCAGCGCCGGCCGCGGCCGCGTCCCCGTCCAGTCTCGGGGGGCCCGCCCCCTGCCTGCGCCCCCTCCCCATGCGCGGCGCCCATGCGGACTGAGCCCCGCCCCCCGGCCCCGAGCCCGCCGAGCGCCGCCGCCGGAGCCCGCGCCGCCCACCCGCACCATGCTCAAGTGCATCCCGCTGTGGCGCTGCAACCGGCACGTGGAGTCGGTGGACAAGCGGCACTGTTCGCTGCAGGCCGTGCCCGAGGAGATCTACCGCTACAGCCGCAGCTTGGAGGAGCTGCTGCTCGACGCCAACCAGCTGCGCGAGCTGCCTAAGGTGAGCGGCCGCCCGCACCTGCCGCCCAAAGGCGCGCCCCCAGCCCCTGATTACCCCGGCGGCAGAATCTGCCCGGGCGAGCCACCGCAGCCTTCAGCCGGCCCTGCTGGTTTGCACTGGCCAGgtccccaccccagccagccCCACCCTCCTCTCCCAGTCGCCCTGGCTGGCGCAGGTGGCAGCGGTCATCAGGTGCTTGCCTGGGGATAGCGATTGTCACCGAGCCTGGAGGCGGAGCCTCAGAGTGAAACCCGTGGGGATTCAGGGAGATCGATGGGGTTAGGGTGGAACTTGGATTCAGGTGGCTGATAAGTACTAGCTTGTTGGGCCGCTCTGGAGGTGGGGTCCAggcctcctctccttttcttcctgggtGCAGGGGTAAGTGGGGGAGCCCTCCTGATGGGCCCTTTGCTCTCGGATCTACTCGCTGTCCCCCTTTCTTTGCCCTTGCTTCTTGTGATCAGCTGCTCTCCTAAGGCTGCTCCAAGAAAGGAGGCTGGAGAAAGCGGATTAAGAAGTATCTCTTTTCTGGAGATGGGGTGCTGAGTGGCCAGTACCTAGGAGTTGGGTGTCCCAAAGAATGTGACCCTGTTCTGGCCCTAGCAGTGACAGCTCGGTTCTCTGTGGCCACCTGCAGGCCTCGCGCATAGCACTGTGCCTGTGGTACTCTGCTTTTGTTACTGCTTTTGCCGGGAGCGTTGGCTGAGTCCTTGCTGCAGAACCAGGCCATGCTTCTTGTTGGGATGCAGTAGCAGAGGCCAGTGTGGGCCCCTGGAGGGTGGCAGAAGTGGTTCAGGGGCTGGGTGGGCCCTGAGGTAAGACACAGGGCAGGGGATTGGGGCCTTGTCTGGTCTCCAGCAGGTGCCTTCTCAGAGCAGAGGCTGGTGTGAAGAGTGGAGAGAGGCAGCCACAGCGAGCATGTGCACTGtgtgtttctttgcttttcttgccACAAATGGGGTGTCGTGGTAAGACCCCAGGACCCTGTGTGACCTGGAGCAGGCAGAGGCCTAGGGACCCTTGACTTGTGACACCCATGTGTCCAGGAGCTCTTCTCTGCTCTGGAGTGGTCTCTGCCACAGAGTCCGTGTCCTCCCTGCCCACAGCCCTTTTTCCGGCTGCTGAATTTGCGCAAGCTGGGCCTGAGTGACAACGAGATCCAGCGGTTGCCTCCCGAGGTGGCCAACTTCATGCAGCTGGTGGAGCTGGACGTGTCCCGGAACGGTGGGGagcctgggcaggggctgggtggAGTCTGGGGGGTGTCCACTGGGGCTGCAGACATCCTGTAGGCCATGGCATCTGTCCACTGTGACCCTCTGTAACAGATATCCCTGAGATCCCAGAGAGCATCAAGTTCTGCAAGGCTCTAGAGATCGCGGACTTCAGCGGGAACCCCCTCTCCAGGTGGGTGGCAGCCTGTGGTGGGGTCGGTAGGGGCTATGGGTCCCACAGCCCTGGACTGGTCATCCGAGGGCCTCTGCTTCCTCCCATCCAGGCTCCCTGATGGCTTTACTCAGCTGCGCAGCCTGGCTCACCTGGCCCTGAATGATGTGTCCCTGCAGGCACTGCCCAGGGACGTGGGCAAGTGAGTGCCTTCTCAGGTGGAGCCAGGGTTGGGTGGGGGGCTTGGATtggccctgcccctgctgccACTGCCTGCCTTCCTCGTGCCCCAGCGCCTGGTCTCTCTTTCAGCCTCGCCAACCTGGTGACCCTGGAGCTCCGGGAGAACCTGCTCAAGTCCCTGCCGGCGTGAGTGTGATGGGCATTCTCCCAACAGCCAGGGCAGGGCCATAGCCTAGGAACCAGGGCTGCATGGCCACACCTCCACCCTGCTTCCTTTGCAGGTCTCTGTCTTTTCTGGTCAAGCTGGAACAGCTGGATCTGGGAGGCAACGACCTGGAAGTACTGGTGCGCGGAAGCCTGACAGGGCATAGACCGGAGGGCGGGCCACGAGAAGGAAGGGCAAAGAAAGGGGGATAGCGAGCAGATCCGACAGCAAGGGGCACATCAGGAGGGCAGGCGGGTgggagctgggtgtgggggcgtACAGTCTCTTGGGCATGGCACAGCAGGAGGCTTTGCCCCATAGTCACTATTCTCTCTGCTCCTTCTTGCAGCCAGACACTCTGGGGGCTCTGCCCAATCTTCGGGAGCTGTGGCTTGACCGGAACCAGCTGTCAGCACTGCCCCCGGTGAGTCAGGGTGGGGCTGGCCCCCTGCTTGGTGCCCATCCGCGCTCTGACTCTCTGCCCGCCTGCAGGAGCTCGGGAACCTGCGGCGCCTGGTGTGCCTGGACGTGTCGGAGAACCGGCTGGAGGAGCTGCCTGCTGAGCTCGGTGGGCTGGTGCTGCTCACTGACCTGCTGCTGTCCCAGAACCTGCTGCGGAGGCTGCCCGACGGCATCGGTTAGCGCGCCTGGGGGTGCCTGGGTGGGGCTCACGGAGCCTGGCCCCGGGAGGAGGATGGGGCGTCGGGGCTGTGTGTGGTGGAACACGGGAGGATCCTGAGTCTGCCTAGGCTCTGGGAGCTGcccctggggaggggaggtgggacaCCGGGGcagcccagaaggctgaggaggaGCCTGTGAGGGCGGAAGGGTGGCAGTGCCACTGGGGCCTGGTGTTTTCTCGAAGGAGGTTGGGTCAGGCTTGTGGGGGCAAGCTAGGTAAGGTCCTCCCGAAGTACGGCGGCGGCAAGAGGGTCTGGGGGCCTTGCTATCTGCCTTGAAGGTGCTTCCGGCCAGGTGGGTAAGGCACGTCTGGGGACCACGCGCAGCCTTGTCACCCTGTCTCCCCGACACCAGGTCAGCTGAAGCAGCTGTCCATCCTAAAGGTAGACCAGAACCGGCTGTGCGAGGTGACTGAGGCCATCGGGGACTGTGAGAACCTCTCTGAGCTGATCCTCACGGAGAACCTGCTGATGGTAGGTCCGGCTCGGGAGGCGGAAAGGATGGGGCCGTCGGGCGTGCGGAACAAGGGCGGGGCATCAGCCTGTGTGCGTTGCTGGGGGGTGCTGGTGGCAGCCTGACTCGTGGAGCCACTCAGGAAGGGCCCTTCTCTTGTCAGAAGGGGGAGCATGCTGGCcggaggtggggcagggcagtgAGGCCAGGACAGGGGCCTTTGCCGTTTACTGTGTAGAATCTAGGTCTCGTTTTCTTTGGCGCATGTTGTAACACTGGGGAGTGGTTGTAGAAGAGGCAGGGATGGGAACGTATTTGTGTGTAGAGAAGACAGATGGGGAGCAGGCTGCTCCCCGGGGGCGTCTGCCTCCCTTCACAAAGCAGGGCAAGCTGAGGCCCCAGGCCAGGGTTCAGGAGGGTGGTGTTGCCATCCCCAGGCTGGAAAACAGGAGCTAGCCATGGGGAGGGTGTTCACGGGAGTTTCCGGGGGGGTTCCTCACTGGGGAGATGGAGAAAGGGACTCTGGGGTTCAGGGCCCTGGGAAGGGGCTGGCCGTGAGCAGTCAGGCTGGAACTGGGGGCCTGGGGAGCCCTAGGGATGACAGGGCAGATCAGTGGGGCACCAGACAGGCTCACAGGGCGCAGCCTCGCAGGTCAGTCCAGGGCACCCATGGGAGAGGGTCAGGGATGGTCTGGTGGGGTGTTTTGGTGGTAGGGACTGAAGGCTGAGGGCAGTGGGCAGAGCTTGGGGAGCAGAGGGCACGGGGTGGGGTGGAGACAGCTTCTGTGGTCAGGTCCTTGTCCCGGTCTCCAAGGGCTGCGAGGGACCCTGGCTGGAGCTGGCCTGGGGGGTCTGTGCCCTCCCGCCAGGGGCTGTCAtctccttcccacccccagcAAGCCCGTAGCGTCCTCTGACCTCCTCTTTCTGGCCAGGCCCTGCCCCGCTCCCTGGGAAAGCTGACTAAGCTGACCAACCTCAACGTGGACCGGAACCACCTCGAGGCACTGCCACCCGAGATCGGGGGCTGTGTGGCACTCAGCGTCCTCTCCTTGAGGGACAACCGCCTGGCTGTCCTGCCACCAGAGCTGGCCCACACGGCAGAGCTGCACGTGCTGGACGTGGCAGGGAACCGGTGAGTGCCAGCCTTGCCCCGCGGGCCCAACTGTGGCCCCAACGCCTGCTGACTGTGCCCGCCCGGCCCACAGGCTGCAGAGTCTGCCGTTCGCGCTCACCCACCTCAATCTCAAGGCCTTGTGGCTGGCAGAGAACCAGGCGCAGCCCATGCTCCGGTTCCAGACGGAGGATGATGCCCAGACTGGCGAGAAGGTGCTCACCTGCTACTTGCTGCCCCAGCAGCCCCCACCCAGCCTCGGTAGGTTGTTGGCAACTGGTGCTCAGTGCGGGGTGGCTCTCAGGCAGGGTTTGGGGACTAGCCTGGGTCCTGACGCTCACCTGCTGCAGAGGATGCTGGGCAGCAGGGGAGCCTCTCGGAGACCTGGAGCGATGCCCCGCCGAGCCGCGTCAGCGTCATCCAGTTTCTGGAGGCCCCCACAGGTGATGAGGACGCTGAGGAAGCTGCAGCCGAGAAGCGGGTATGAGGGTGGGGATCTGGGGGGCGAACGTCTGCCTGACCCCTGCCTTGTGGCTGCTGCTCATCCCTGTCCCCACCACAGGGCCTCCAGCGCCGGGCCACACCTCACCCCAGCGAGCTCAAGGTGATGAAGAGGAACATTGAGGGGCGGCGGAGCGAGGCCTGCCCTTGCCAGCCAGACCCTGGGTCGCCCTTGCCTGCGGAGGAGGTGGGCACGGAGCCACGGCAACCTGGCGGGCCGCTGCCCTCGGGAGCTGTGGTGGTCCGGTCCATCGTGGGAGTGGGGCTGTGAGGGCCAGGGCGGCACAGAGAAGGAGCAGGAGATGAGGCTGGTGACAGGGTTCAGGGACATGGAGCTGCAGGGCCAGCTGGGTGAAGGGTGCCAGGGTGGACGTGCGGGTCGTGCAGGGCGGGTCTGTGGGGCTGGAGTATGGGGAGAACCAGTGGTGGGTGTGCCTGGGAGCACAGGGAATGGGGTTTGGTTGTGGGGTAGGGCCTCTGGTGGAACTGCCGTGGGTATCATTGGCACCTGGGAAGGGGTTTGGGACTGGGACAGAGCAGGCCTGACTGTTCTCACTCAGAGCTGTGACATGCGTGCTGTGGGTTTTTGGGTACAGCAGAACCAGTGATCTGGGCTGGAGTAGGGTGTGTGGGGCCGTgcatgggaggggaggaggctcATATCAGGCTGGGATTTTCCTGGGAACTTGTGTGGTCCTTATTTGTTTAAGGAAAGGCTTTTCCTCGGGGCTGGGCCGTGGAACCATGGCTTTGCCCCCCTAGACTTTGGAGGCATACAGGGAGCAGCTTCGAGGGTGTGAGCCTGTTAGCGGTGCCTGGTGGGGGCAGTGGGAAGCTCAGGGAAGGCCTGCCACGTGGGGGGCATCCCAGGTGGCCAGCCTGTGAGTCGGGAGCTCCCTCGAAGCCTGACCCCACTTTCCACTGCAGGAGAAGCGGCTGAGTGCTGAGTCTGGCCTGAGTGAAGACTCTCGCCCGTCTGCCAGCACAGTCTCTGAGGCTGAGCCCGAGGGCCCATCGGCTGAGGCACAGGGTGGGAGCCAGCAGGAAGCCACGACTGCTGGCGGGGAGGAGGACGCTGAAGAGGACTACGAGGAGGTGTGGATTggcaggaaggaggcaggaggctgggccTGCTGGGTGGGGACTGCCTCCCCTGCAGGGCCTCAGCTGGGATTGGTTTTGGTGCAGGCAGTGGCTGGGCCCTGCTGATGCTTCGGGGAGCTGCCCTGTACAGAGTGGCTGCAGGTGGTGCAGGGCCGTGCTGCTGTGGGTGCCCTGGAGAGCTGCCACCCTAGGTGGGGTGAGGGTCTCCCCTGACAGCCGGGCTCacaggccccacccccaccctggacTCCCTTCTGACCCCCTGTGGGCTCCCTGGTGTCAGGCCTTGGCGCACCCCTTCGTTTCCACCTGGGGCGCTGTGTGTCTCCAGGATGAGCCCCTGGCCCTCAGTCTTTCTCAGGGCTGAGACACGTGCCCCTCACTGGGCAGTTAACGCTGAGTCTTTGTGTGGCAGAGAGGCTTTCGGAGCCCCTGTCTGTGGCCGCATTGCTTAGCAGGGTCTTCCTGTGGAAGCACAGCCACGGAGCTGTGGCCACCCTCACCCTTTTGTCTGCACAGCCCACAGTGCATTTCGCAGAGGATGCACTGCTGCCGGGGGATGACAGGGAAAGTGAGGAGGGGCAGCCTGAGGCCCCCTGGACGCTGCCGGGCGGGAGGCAGCGGCTCATCCGCAAGGACACGCCTCACTACAAAAAGCACTTCAAGATCTCCAAGCTGCCCCAGCCTGAGGCCGTTGTGGCCCTGCTGCAGGGCATGCAGCCCGATGGAGAGGGCCCTGTGGCTCCCGGGGGCTGGCACAATGGCCCCCATGCACCCTGGGCTCCTCGGgcccagaaggaggaggaggaggaagaggaggaggaggaggaaaacagggctgaagaggaggaggccAGCACTGAGGAGGAAGACAAGGAGGGGGCCGTGGCTTCTGCGCCCTCTGTCAAGGTTGGTGTCAGCCTCACCCCTGCCTGACCCAGATTCCCCTAGCCCTCCTGGGCACGCAGGGCTGTGGCAGGAGCAGGGCCGAGGCCTGACCCGCTGGCCCCTGGCCACCCGGAGAAGGTGGTGGACACGTGTGCCCCACAGTCGGCATCGCGGCCAGTCTCACCAGGCCCCAGGCCTGCCCTGGCGTTGCTCTCAGTCCGTGCTTGGGGCCCAGGCCTGCCCTGGCGTTGCTCTCAGTCCGTGCTTGGGGCCCAGGCCTGCCCTGGCGTTGCTCTCA
This genomic window contains:
- the SCRIB gene encoding protein scribble homolog isoform X8, with translation MLKCIPLWRCNRHVESVDKRHCSLQAVPEEIYRYSRSLEELLLDANQLRELPKPFFRLLNLRKLGLSDNEIQRLPPEVANFMQLVELDVSRNDIPEIPESIKFCKALEIADFSGNPLSRLPDGFTQLRSLAHLALNDVSLQALPRDVGNLANLVTLELRENLLKSLPASLSFLVKLEQLDLGGNDLEVLPDTLGALPNLRELWLDRNQLSALPPELGNLRRLVCLDVSENRLEELPAELGGLVLLTDLLLSQNLLRRLPDGIGQLKQLSILKVDQNRLCEVTEAIGDCENLSELILTENLLMALPRSLGKLTKLTNLNVDRNHLEALPPEIGGCVALSVLSLRDNRLAVLPPELAHTAELHVLDVAGNRLQSLPFALTHLNLKALWLAENQAQPMLRFQTEDDAQTGEKVLTCYLLPQQPPPSLEDAGQQGSLSETWSDAPPSRVSVIQFLEAPTGDEDAEEAAAEKRGLQRRATPHPSELKVMKRNIEGRRSEACPCQPDPGSPLPAEEEKRLSAESGLSEDSRPSASTVSEAEPEGPSAEAQGGSQQEATTAGGEEDAEEDYEEPTVHFAEDALLPGDDRESEEGQPEAPWTLPGGRQRLIRKDTPHYKKHFKISKLPQPEAVVALLQGMQPDGEGPVAPGGWHNGPHAPWAPRAQKEEEEEEEEEEENRAEEEEASTEEEDKEGAVASAPSVKGVSFDQANNLLIEPARIEEEELTLTILRQTGGLGISIAGGKGSTPYKGDDEGIFISRVSEEGPAARAGVRVGDKLLEVNGVALQGAEHHEAVEALRGAGTAVQMRVWRERMVEPENAVTITPLRPEDDYSPRERRGGGLRLPLLPPESPGPLRQRHVACLARSERGLGFSIAGGKGSTPYRAGDAGIFISRIAEGGAAHRAGTLQVGDRVLSINGVDVTEARHDHAVSLLTAASPTIALLLERESGGPLPPSPPPHSSSPTTAAIATTSTTTTSITTATPGEPGLPSLAPSLLAAALEGPYPVEEIRLPRAGGPLGLSIVGGSDHSSHPFGVQEPGVFISKVLPRGLAARSGLRVGDRILAVNGQDVRDATHQEAVSALLRPCLELSLLVRRDPAPPGLRELCIQKAPGERLGISIRGGARGHAGNPRDPTDEGIFISKVSPTGAAGRDGRLRVGLRLLEVNQQSLLGLTHSEAVQLLRGVGDTLTVLVCDGFDASTAAALEVSPGVIANPFAAGIGHRNSLESVSSIDRELSPEGPGKEKEPPGQTLHWGPEATEAAGRGLQPLKLDYRALAAVPSAGSVQRVPSGAAGGKMAESPCSPSGQQTKPGVIQLLAQAWPRGSPAPRGRGCPHSVSALSHGWGWQNLLPQQDGGWGSKAGSGDSRW